One Archangium violaceum genomic window, CCGACCATCACGGCCCGATCCCCATCCCTATCCAGCCAGATGAGGCTGTAGCGAGAGGCATGAAGGGAGAAGCCATCCACGAACACGGACCAGACGACGAGGGACAGGCACGTGACGAACGCCACGGAGGGCACGGCGATGAGCAGCGCCACCGGCCCCTTGCGCCGGGCGAGCGCGAGCCCCCCGGGCCCCACCGCCAGGACGAAGAGGGTGATGAGGAAGAGGAAGCGGCCCACGGGCGCCTGGACTCCAGGCAGCAGCGGCTGCGCGCCACCGGCCAGCATATAGGTGTTGCGCTGCCAGCTCGGCGCCGGCGCGGCGGGGAGGATGATGCCCTCGATGGGGGTGCCGCCGCCCGTCTCGCTCCAGGTCGGTTTGTTCGTGGCATCCGCGTCGGAGAGCAGCGCGGAGCCACACGCGTCCGCCGCGCCGCACAGCCGCACCTGGCCAAAACCATAGGGGTGCACGCCGCCCGAGGTGGTGCCAGCGAGCAGGGGCAGGCGCACGTCCACGTCTCGCGGTGGGTGGAGGAGGACCAGGAATCCGCCGGTGGAGGCATAGGCCTCGAGCGCGCTCCAGGTGTCCGCTGGGAGGGAGGTGACGTCCCCGGCCACCACCACCAGGGAGTGGCCCGCGTACAAGGCGAGCTCGCGTGGCGCGGCCTCCGGCGCGACGAATTGGACCGACAGCCGCGAGTGAGTCTTCACACGGGGGAGACGGGTGCCGGACTGGAAGGCCCGCTCCGAGCCCAACACCAGCACCGGGTCCCCCCCGGGTTCCACCGTGTAGAAGGAGAAGGCGCGCAGGGAGAGTCCCGGAGTGAGCACGCGCACGATGCCGCCGCGGGCGGCGACCGGAATGGGCAGCCAGACGGAGAGCCGCTGACGGGGGCCGACCTCCACCTGCCGCGAGGCGACTTCGCCGCGACCCCTCCCGGTGGTCTCGACGTCGACGCGCGCGACGCGAGGCGTGGAGCCCTGGTTGTGGAGCACCACCTCCAGCGGGGCATAGCCACGCGGGGGGCGCAGCACGGCGGTGCTCACGGAGACGCGCAGGTCTCCCTCCGTCGCGTTCTCCGGCTGGCTCTGCACCTCGTCGTAACCACGGACCCTCTCCTCCTCGTAGTCCTCCCCGCGCACTTCGCTGTCCGCCTCAACCTCCGCGAGCTCCGCCTCCTCCGTCGGAGCCACCTCGGCCTGGGCGGGAGCGGGAGGCGGGGGGAGCGGGGCTTCCGCCCGCACGGGGCTCGCCGCGCATAGGAGGAGCGCGAGGAGCACGGGGGTCAGGCGCTCACGCACGAGGCACCTCGGGGACGGCCTGGAGCAGGGCGCGCACCACGTCCATCGTCCCCACCTTCTCCAGCGAGGCCTCGTAGGCGAGCACCAGCCGGTGGTTGAGGACGGCGGGAGCGGCGGCCACCACCTCGTCGAAGCCCACGTTGGGCTTGCCCCGCATCAACGCGAGCGCCCGTCCGGCGGCGGCCAACGCCAGTGCCGCGCGAGGGCTGGCCCCGTAACGCACGAAGCGACGCACCGGCTCCGGCGCGCCCGGGCCGCGTGGATCACTCGCCTCCACCAGCCGTCCGATGAAGTCCGCCACCGGCACGGGCAGGTGCACCCGGTCCACCGCGGCGAAGAGGGAGGCGAGCCCCTCGGCGTCCGTGGCGGGCGGCAGCACGGGCGGGGTGCCGCGCACGCGCGTGGTGAGCAGGGTGGTGAGCGTCTTCGCGCCCACGGGCGGCACCTGGACGCGGAAGAGGAAGCGGTCGAGCTGCGCCTCGGGCAGGGGGTAGGTGCCCTCCAGCTCGATGGGGTTCTGGGTGGCGAGCACGAAGAAGGGCTCGGGCAGCGGGCGCGTCTGGCCGAGCACCGTGACGCCGCGCTCCTGCATGGCCTCCAGCAGCGCGGCCTGTGTCTTGGGGCTGGAGCGGTTGATTTCGTCCGCGAGCACCACGTTGGCGAAGAGGGGCCCCTCGCGGAAGGTGAAGTCGCGGCGGCCCTCGCCCTCGAGGACGTAGGTGCCGGTGATGTCGCCGGGCAGCAGGTCCGGGGTGAACTGGATGCGGCGGAAGGGCAGCCCGAGCAGCCGCGCGAGCGCCTTGCACAACTCCGTCTTGCCGAGACCCGGCAGGCCCTCGAGCAGCACGTGGCCTCGCGCGAGCACCGCCGCCGCCACCTGCTCCACCACCTGCGTCTGGTCGAGCAGCACCTGGTTCAGCCCCTTCTGGAGCTGAGCCACCTTCTCCGCCGCCCCCTGTACCTCGGCGGGGCTCAACAGTTCCGACACAGCCGACTCCTCTCCTAGGGTTCCCCCCCGAAATACCGCTTCACCAGCTCCCGGTTGCGGGGCAGCAGAGGCCCCGCGGAATGTCCCGCCTCCGCGTCGCCCCGGGCGCTCGTCCCCTGCCCGCCGCCGCCTCCACCGCCCTCGCGCTTCTCCGGGTCCGCGGACTTCAGGCCCCAGAGTCCCTGCGCCTCACCGCCATGGCCCTCGGGCAGCGGTTTGAAGGCGAGCCGCTCCGGATCCATCTCCGCCTTGTCGCCGAAGACGAGCGGCTGACTCTCCCCGCCACGCCCGGGCCCCGCGCCGCCCTTCCCCACCTGACGGCTCACATGGCCGCCCGGCTGTCCCGGACCCTGGCCCTGAGCGTCGCGCGAGCCGTTGCGTCCGGCGCCCTGGCCGAAGCGCTGCTCCAGCTCGCGCTGACGGCGCTCGAGCGTCTCGCGCAGCTGGGCCACCTCGTCACGGGAGCGCGGGCCACTCCGGCCGGAGCCCCCTTGCCTCGCCTGCCCGGAGCCGGTGCCGCCATCCCCCGCCCCCGCGCCACCGCTCCCGGTCCCCGACGGGTCGTCTCCATCCTGGCCCCGCTGGGATGGGGAGGTGGCGTTGTCGTGGCCCAGGGCCATCAACGCGCTCTCGAGCGCCTCGCGCTCCCGGGCGGCGGCCTCGGCTCCGGCGGCGGCATCCAGCGACTCCTCCAACTCCCGCGCGGCCTCGGACGCGGAGGCCAGCTCGGCGGCGGCCTTCGCGGCGCGGGCCTCGAGCGACTTCTCCAGGCCATCGGCGGCCTCCCAGTCGGCGGCGTCGAAGCGTCCCTCGGCCACCTCCTCGGACAACCGACGCAGCTCCTCTTCCAGGGGGGAGCCCAGCGGCTCCTCACGAGCGAGGGCCTCGGCCTTGGCCTGCACGGAGGCCACCTTCGCCGCGGCGGCCGCGTTGGCGGGGCGCACCTGGCGCGCGGGCAGCGGCAGGAGGAAGCCCACCGTGAGGAAGGCGAGCGCCGCGAGCAGCGCCCCCACCGGGCGCTTCCATTGCACCGGGGGTGGCGTCACGGCGCGGGCATATTGGTTGGCGGCGAGCTCCCACTCACCCACGGGGCGCTCCAGCCGGGTGAGCAGCAGCCCGCCGGCGCCGGCCGAGCGGTCCGCCAGCACCGCCGCATGCATCAAGGACACGCCCCGGGCGCGGGCCCGGACGAACCACCAGGCCCCCGCGGCGAGCAGCGGCACCGGGAGCACCCAGGGGGCGGCGTCCCTCGCCATCAGCCGGGTCAGTACGCATCCCGTGGCGGCGGCCCACACGGGAGCCACGCCGGCCTCGGTCCAGATGACGGCATTGAGGCGCCGCCGCACGCGCCGGACAGGCGCGAGGATGAGAGCCTGTAGACGGCGTTCGTCACTTGCGGGCATGGACGCCCCGAGTCTCGGACACTCGGACGTCTCTCCACAAGCCGAAGGCCCGCCCCTTCGAACGACGAAGGCCCCGGTCTTCATGAAGACCGGAGCCCCGTGGACCTCTCGTCCTGTCGCGGCGTCGCTCGCGCTACTGCTGGAGCGCCCCGCCCTGGCTGCCGCCCAGGTCCTGGTACGAGGCACGCACCTGGCTCCCCTTGGGAATGTCGGCGAGCGACCCCTGATGGCCGTTCACCATCACCTGCGTCTGCTCGTTGGCCTGCAGGCGGATCTGCGCCTGCTCCGGAGCCCCGAGCTGCTGAGCAGCAACTCATCCGGGCTCGAGCTCACCACCTGACCCGTCACCATCTGCTGCCGCTGCTGCGTCCGCTGCTCGGCCGTCTGCTGCTGGGTCCGCGCCATCTGCTCCTGCTGCTGGGCGGCCTGCTGCTGGGATTGCTGGACCTCCGCCCGGGCCTGCCGCGCCTGATGAGCTGAGACAGACGAAAGATGGAGTCAGACAGCGCGGCGCCAACCCGCGGTGCGCTCGGGTTTCGCTGCTCCGCCAGCCCGCCCGCCAGCCATGAAAAGCAAAGATTGTTTCCAGGCAGGTGGCTCAGCGTCGGCCCGCGGCCTGTCGCTCGCCTGCCCGATCGCCTGGTCCAGCAACATCCCCGAGAGCAGGCTCGGTCGCGGCATCTAACGACTCGCACTCCAAAATTGCCGCTCCATCGGAAAGACAGACCCCAGTATACACACTTTTCCCAATAGTTAGCGGGATTGACTGTACGCCCCGGCCCCACACACGATTGGCAGTCAACGGCGGCCTGAAGACAGGGGGCCGCTCCATCCGCAATACCGAGGTGAAGAGCGAATGACGCTGAAACAGGCGTTGATTTCGGGGTGCGCACTCGCGCTCCTTTCCGTCGAAGCCAGGGCGCAGGAGCAGGGCACGGCGGCGCCGCAGCCCGAGGCGGCGCCCGCCGAACAGCCAGCGGCCACGGTGATTCCCGCGCCGGCCAACACGCGCAAGATCACCGGCAAGGTGCTGGACGCGCTGACGAACGATGGGCTGCCGCTCACGCGCGTCATCATCAAGGGCACCACCAAGGGAGTGGAGACGGAGCTCGACGGCACCTTCACCCTGGACGTCCCCAAGGGCCCGGTGACGCTGCTCTTCTCCAGCCAGGACCACAAGGAGCGCGAGGTCACCGTCGGCGCCAACCGCAACGACGTGACGGTGTCGCTGGACGCGACCTTCGTGGAGGAAATGGTGGTGGTGGGCCGCGCCAGTGAGCTGGCCCGCAAGAACCTGGCCAACTCGGTGGCTTCCGTGAACACCGAGGAGCTCAACCGCGCTCCGGCCGCCACGGTGGACCAGGCGCTGCAGGGCAAGGTGGCCGGCGCCAACATCCAGAGCAACTCGGGCGCTCCGGGTGGCGGCATGCAGCTGAAGCTGCGCGGCGTCTCCACCATCAACGGCTCGTCCGCACCGCTCTACGTGGTGGACGGCGTCATCATCAGCGACGTGGCCATCGCCTCCGGCGTCTACCAGCTGACCGAGTCGGTGCGGGGCTCCAACCCCTCGGCCACCCAGGACAACCAGGTCAACCGCATCGCGGACCTCAACCCCAACGACATCGAGAGCATCGAGGTCCTCAAGGGCGCGTCCGCGGCCGCCATCTACGGCTCCAAGGCCAGCAACGGCGTGGTCATCATCACCACCAAGAAGGGCAAGGCGGGCGCCCCCAAGGTGGACGTCACCCAGCGCGTGGGCATGTACTCGCTCTCCAACACGCTCGGCTCACGCGTCTTCAGGACGCGCGAGGAGGTGGTGGAGCGCTATGGCGAGGAGGTGGCGGCCCAGTACTGGACCGGCAAGACCTTCGATCAGGAGAAGCTGCTGGCCGGCCGCAGGGATCTGTCCTACGAGACGCTCGCCAGCGTGAGCGGCACCGCCGGGGACACCCGCTACTTCGCCTCGGCCATGGTGAAGGACGACAAGGGCATCATCGAGAACACCGGCTACCAGAAGCAGTCCTTCCGCCTCAACCTGGGGCAGAAGCTGGGCAGCGACATCGAGGTGAACGCCAACGCCAACCTCGTCCACACGCTGG contains:
- a CDS encoding AAA family ATPase, coding for MSELLSPAEVQGAAEKVAQLQKGLNQVLLDQTQVVEQVAAAVLARGHVLLEGLPGLGKTELCKALARLLGLPFRRIQFTPDLLPGDITGTYVLEGEGRRDFTFREGPLFANVVLADEINRSSPKTQAALLEAMQERGVTVLGQTRPLPEPFFVLATQNPIELEGTYPLPEAQLDRFLFRVQVPPVGAKTLTTLLTTRVRGTPPVLPPATDAEGLASLFAAVDRVHLPVPVADFIGRLVEASDPRGPGAPEPVRRFVRYGASPRAALALAAAGRALALMRGKPNVGFDEVVAAAPAVLNHRLVLAYEASLEKVGTMDVVRALLQAVPEVPRA